The DNA region CTCGTCTAGTGCGTAGCCGTAGACTTGAATCACAGTCTTTGTATTTGCAGCCTGATGCCACTTACCTGATTACAGGTGGTTTGGGAGGTCTTGGTTTACTAGTTGCCCAATGGCTGGTTGAGCAGGGAGCGCGACACTTAGTGTTGATGGGGCGTAGGGGCCCAAGCGATGAAACCGAAACTACCTTAAGCAAGCTTGAGCAGATAGGCGCTCAGATTCTGGTGGTTCAGGCTGATGTGTCTCAGTCACAGCAAGTGGCCAAGGTACTGGCAGAAATCACAACATCTATGCCGCCACTGAGGGGAATTATCCATGCAGCAGGCGTTCTTGATGATGCGGTGTTAGTACGGCAAGATTGGCAGCAATTTGCCAAGGTGTTGTCTCCAAAAGTGCAAGGAGCCTGGAATCTGCACACCCTCACTCAGAACATAGCTTTGGACTTCTTTATTCTATTCTCTTCAGCTGCCTCTTTGCTTGGCTCACCAGGTCAAGGAAATCATGCAGCAGCCAATACTTTTTTAGATACTCTAGCTTATTATCGGCGATCGCAAGGGCTGCCAGCTTTGAGCATCAACTGGGGGGCGTGGACTGAGTTAGGAGTTGTTGGGAAGCGCAACTTCAGCGAGGTGACGAGTATGCAGGGTGTAGGCACTATTACACCGAAGCAAGGGATACAGATATTAGAGAAGGTGTTTCAACATCCCTCTGCTCAAGTCGGGGTAGTACCAATAAACTGGTCGCAGTTTATGCAGAGATTTACAAATGATACTGTCCCAGCATTTCTTGCCGAGTTGGTGCGTGAAGTAGGCTTACAGGTAAAAGTTGAGCTAGTGTCGGTGCAACAACCTGAGTTTCTGGTGCAATTAGAGAAGGTTGCTCCCGATGCTCGTCAGGAAATTTTACTAGGTCATGTTCGAGACCAAGTAACTAAGGTTTTGGGTTTGAGTTCATCCCATTCTTTAGAGTCGCACAAAGGTTTCTTCGATATCGGCATGGATTCTCTTACCTCCGTTGAGTTAAGGAACCGTCTTCAAACTTCTTTGGGACGCTCCTTGCCTTCAACATTAATCTTTGACTATCCGACTCTTGATGCTCTTGCCGGGTATTTAGTCAAGGAGATGTTTACTTTAGAGAACCCCACAAACTTTTATGCAACTTCCGAGAAAAATCAGCATGAACAGACTATCAACTCAGCAGAACTACAAGAGCTTTCCGATGAAGATGCTGAAGCATTACTGCTCAGGGAACTAGAAAGCATTAGCTACTAAGAACTGTTGTTGGATGGGCATTTTGCCCATCCAACACAACATCCCGCCAAGCAACGCCACGCCTCACTTGAAATTTTGGATTGCTTATGGGCCTTACTAATAAAGGAATTTGATATGAATAATAATTTAGAAAACCCCCAATCTCTATCTCCAACAAAACGTGCGCTCTTGGCCTTGAAAGAAATGCAAGCCAAGCTAGAAGCAAACGAGCGTGCCCAGTCAGAGCCGATTGCCATTATTGGCATAGGCTGCCGATTTCCGGGCGGCGGCAATAATCCAGAAGCATATTGGCAGATGTTGCGTAATGGAGTAGACGGGATTACAGAGATCCCATCGGATCGATGGGATATTGATGCTTACTATGACCCAAATCCTGATGCCTTAGGAAAAATGTATATCAGGAAAGCTGGAATTTTAGAGCAGGTAGACCAGTTTGACCCGCAGTTCTTTGGGATTTCTCCTCGGGAAGCAGTAAATATGGACCCCCAACAGAGGTTACTCTTAGAGGTTAGCTGGGAAGCTCTTGAGTATGCAGGCATTGTGCCAGACAAGTTAATTGGTAGTCAAACTGGCGTGTTTGTTGGAGTGATGAATCTGGATTATTTTCAGATGGTTACTAGTCCAGATTTGATTAATGCCCATACTGCCACAGGTAATGCCTTTAGTGTTACTTCTGGCCGATTATCTTATACCCTTGGTCTACAGGGGCCAAGCATGGCAATAGATACAGCTTGCTCATCCTCATTAGTGGCGGTACATCTGGCTTGCCAAAGCTTACGGACTAGAGAGTGTAATTTAGCTCTCGTAGCTGGGGTAAATTTGATCTTAACGCCAACGGTGGCTATTAATGAATGCCGGGCAAAAATGCTAGCTCCCGATGGTCGTTGCAAGACATTTGATGCTAGTGCCGATGGCTTTGGGCGCGGAGAGGGCTGCGGGGTCGTGATTCTCAAACGCCTAAGTGATGCGATCGCTGATGGTGATAATATTTTAGCCCTAATTCGGGGGTCGGCGGTCAACCAAGATGGTCGTAGCGGCGGTTTGACGGTTCCCAATGGCCCATCTCAGCAAGCAGTTATTCGCACAGCTTTAGCTAACGCTGGGGTAGCGCCCAATCAGGTGAGTTACGTTGAAGCCCACGGCACAGGCACATCTTTAGGAGACCCCATTGAATTGCGGGCCTTAGGAGCAGTACTAGCTCAAGGACGCTCTCCAGACCATCCTTTGATAGTTGGTTCAGCTAAAACCAATATAGGACACTTGGAAGCAGCAGCTGGAGTGGCGGGTTTAATTAAGTTAGTGCTAGCTCTACAACATCAAGAAATACCACCTCATCTACACTTACATAACCCTAATCCTTATATACCTTGGGCAGAACTGCCAATCAAAATTTCCACAGAACTCACTCCCTGGTCTTCGCCCAACGGATCGCGCATCGCGGGTCTAAGTTCCTTCGGTTTTAGTGGCACTAATGCTCATTTGGTGGTTGAAGAAGCGCCAACCCGTCAGCAAAAGCCAAAGGAAGTAGAACGCCCCCTCCATCTGCTAACTCTCTCGGCAAAAACTGAAGGCGGATTACAGGAGTTAGCCAGTAAATTTTACACCGCACTCAAAGCCGATCCCGATCTCAACTTAGCTGATGTCTGCTTTAGTGCCAATACAGGTCGCTCCCTGTTTCCTAATCGCCTAGCAGTAATAGCTGAAAATTCAGATCAGATATGCGAACAGCTAGCAGCCTTCAGCAGTGGTAATCATCCATCGGGAGTATTGAGTGGGCAACCTCAAGACACTCGTCGGCCGAAGATTGCTTTTTTGTTCACCGGACAAGGTTCCCAATATGTAAATATGGGACGCCAACTCTATGATACCCAGCCGACTTTCCGCCAAGCCCTAGAACGCTGCGATGCTATATTGCGCCCTTATCTGCCAAAACCCCTATTATCTGTAATTTATCCCGCAGCAGGTGAGAATTCCCCCCTTGACCAAACACTTTACACCCAACCAGCTTTATTTGCTTTGGAATATGCTCTGTATGAGTTATGGCGTTCTTGGGGGATTGAACCGAATGCTGTGATGGGCCACAGTGTCGGCGAATATGTAGCAGCTTGTGTAGCTGGGGTGTTTAGCTTGGAAGATGGGTTGAAGTTGATTGCCCTTCGCTCTGGTTTGATGCAAGCATTACCACCAGGGGGTGAGATGGTGGCGGTGTTTGCCTCAGAAGAACAGGTAATCGCTGCGATTACTCCCTATACTCAGCAAGTAGCGTTGGCAAAGCCCGCCGTAGGCATCGCGGCGGTTAATGCCCCACAAAATATAGTCATTTCCGGTGAAGGGGTGGCTTTACAGGCGGTGTTAAAGGAATTAGAAGCCGAAGGAATAGTGACTCGTCCCTTAACAGTGTCCCATGCCTTTCATTCTCCTCTGATGGAGCCGATGCTAGCGGAGTTTGAGCAGAAAGCAGCAGCAGTAATCTATGCCGCTCCCCGGATAGACTTAATTTCTAATGTGACTGGACAACTGGTGCAGCCAGCAGAAATAGGTCAAGCCAGTTATTGGCGTCGTCATCTGCGGCAGACGGTGCGATTTGCCGCAGGGATGCAAACACTCCAAGCCCTTGGGTATGAACTGTTTGTGGAAATCGGCCCAAGTCCTATACTCATCGGGATGGGGCGGCAATGTTTCCCAGAAGGAACTGGGGTTTGGTTATCAAGCTTGCGCCGTGGACAAGACGATTGGCAGCAGTTGCTCCAGAGTTTAGCCTCGCTCTATGTCCAAGGCGTGAAGGTGGACTGGTCTAGCTTTGACCACAATTATCAGCCCAGGCGCGTCCCTCTGCCTACCTATCCCTTCCAAAGAAAGCGTTATTGGGTTGAGAGCCAAGTACCTAAGCAGCCAGAAGTACAAATTCTATCAAACAAAAATGTTGAAGACCCGATTCACAATCTTTTACAATCTGGAGATAACCAACAACTAGCTCGGAAATTAGAAATAGTTGAACAACTGCCAGCAGCGCAAGTGCAATCCATCTTGGAGAGTATGCAGCTTGCAAAACTTTCTCAACGTATTGTCGAGCTTTCTCCAGACAGATATGAGCTACTTAAACAGTTGCTCTTACAACAGCAGCACTTGATTCTGGATTATCTGAGTGATTCATTATACGAGGTACAGTGGCAACCCCAAGAGCGTTTGATACCGCCTATTTCCGTTAACCAGACGGGCAAATGGTTGATATTCGCAGATCGAGGTGGCGTGGGACAAGCGCTAGCAGAACTGCTGCGATCGCGCGGTGAAAAATATGTGATGATTTATCCTGGCAAAGCCTATGAAATTTTAGAAGCTGGACATCGGAAAATCAACCCAGCAAATCCTCAACACTGTCAACGACTATTGCAGGAAACTCTCGGAAATAATGGTCTATCATGTCGTGGAATACTGCATCTGTGGAGTTTAGATGCAGCAATGTCGGACCAAATTACACCATCTTCTTTAGAGAAGGCGCAACTACTGGGCTGTGGCAGTGTGCTGCATCTTGTTCAGGAACTGGTAAAACAGGATAGCTCAGTATTACCCCGGTTGTGGTTAGTAACTTGTGGAACTCAAGCCGTAGAAACAAAACCTGCTTCTGTAGCAGTAGCTCAAGCACCTTTGTGGGGACTGGGGCGGGCGATTGCGCTGGAGCATTCTGAAGTTTGGGGAGGGTTAATAGATTTAGATCCTAATATCTCTGGCGATCAGCAAGCTGTTTCTCTATTCACAGAAATTTGGCAGCCTGATGGCGAGGATCAACTCACCTTACGCGGGGAAAAACGCTATGTTGCTCGTTTGGTGCGTAGCAATAAACTGCCATCTAAACCTGTACAATTGCAAGCTGATGGTACTTACTTAATTACTGGCGGCTTAGGCAGTTTAGGGCTGAAAGTTGCCCAGTGGCTGGTAGAACAAGGGGCGCGAAACTTGTTGCTAATAGGGCGTCGCGGTCTTTGCGATCGCGCTACATGGGCAACTTTACCAAAGGATACCGAAATCGGGGAACAGGTGCAGGCGATTCAAGCCTTAGAAAAGATGGGTGCTAATGTCGTCGTCGCTCAGGCTGATGTCAGCAACCAAGCTCAAATGTCTGCGGTCTTTGAACAGTTACACAATACTCAAATTCCTTTAAAAGGAATTGTTCATGCTGCTGGGATAGCTGAGTATCAACTATTACAAGACATTGCTCTAAAGATTCTTGAATCCACTCTGCGGCCGAAGGTAGCGGGTGGGTGGATTTTACATCAACTTAGTTTGGGGATGAATTTAGATTTCTTCGTCTGTTTCTCCTCAATTGCTTCAGTGTGGGGTTCTAAAGGACAAGCACATTACGCTGCTGGCAATAACTTTCTTGATGCCCTTGCCCATTATCGCCAAGCTTTGGGAGTACCAGCTTTAAGTATAAATTGGGGCCCTTGGGCAGGCGGTGGGATGGCTTTGGAAGAAACCCAAATCTTATTGAAGCGGATGGGGTTAGAACCTTGGCAACCAGAAGAAGGGATTGCAATCTTAGCGCAGCTTTTGGGTACAAACATTATCCAAACAGCAGCAGCTAAGGTTGACTGGAATATCTTCAAACCAGTTTATGAAATCAAGGGACAGCGATCGCTACTCAAACAAATTGGCACACAGCTACAAGAACAAGGTGAAGTGCAGCCAGCATTGCGCCCACAGTTTTTAGAGCAATTAAACGCTCTACCAGCCAACAAACGTCAAAGTTTCTTAATTGCTCATCTGCAAAGCCAAGTTGCTGAGGTTTTAGGACTAGAACCATCGCATCTAGTAGACGTACAACAGGGCTTTCTCGAACTAGGCATGGATTCCTTGATGGCTGTGGACTTGAAGAATCGCCTTGAATTCAGTTTGGGACAATCCTTAAGTTCAACACTAGTTTTTAACTATCCAAATATTCAGGTTTTAGCTAATCACTTGGCTACCTACATTCTTTCCCTAGAGCCATCGACACAACAGGAGTTACAAAAAGATCCCAAAGAATTGTCTCAAGCTTCAGTAGAGCTAGAACAATTTTCTGAAGACGAATTGGCTTCATTACTAGACGCAGAATTAGCCGCCTTGGTTAATTAAAAGTCTAGGGGGGTGGAGGTTCCCATAACGCGAGTTGACTCTTTGATCAATTCTGATTTTTTCTTAACCCTACACCCCTTTTTCAATAGATTTTCAGTCTACTGCATCAAAGATCCTCGATTTTTTGATAACTCTTTAAACACCCTCAGAAATTATTAAAATGAGTAATATTGCCGAAACTATTGACCATCGCGATCGCTTAAAAAATGCACTCCTGGCAGTTAGAGAAATGCGCTCTAAGCTTGATGCAATGGAGCGTGCCAAGACAGAGCCAATTGCAATTATTGGTATGGGTTGCCGACTTCCGGGTGCTAACAATCTGCAAACTTTCTGGTCTCTGCTCCATAACGGAGTGGATGCCATCACTGAAGTTCCTGAAGATCGATGGAATATTGATGAATTCTACGATCCAGACCCTGATGCACCAGGAAAGATGTATGTTAGAAATGCTGGTTTTCTAGACCAAGTAGACCAGTTCGACGCCCAATTCTTTGGCATTACCCCACGGGAAGTTGAGAACATGGACCCGCAGCAACGGCTGTTGTTGGAGGTCAGCTGGGAGGCGGTTGAGCAGGCTGGCATTGCACCCGATCGCTTAAGAAATAGTCAAACTGGGGTATTTGTCGGCATTACCACCAATGATTATTTGCAACTCCAGATTGGGTCTAGCGATCGCACCAAAATCGATGCCTACAGTGCCACAGGCAATTGTCTTAACGCTGTAGCTGGCCGCTTATCATATACTTTAGGTCTACAGGGGCCAAGTATGGTGGTGGATACGGCTTGCTCATCTTCACTGGTAGCCATCCATTTAGCTTGCCAAAGTCTGCGTAGCCAAGAGTCCGATCTAGCCTTAGCTGGTGGGGTGAATCTCATCCTCTCACCAATTGCTACCATTGCTACTTGTCGAGCCAGGATGTTAGCCCCCGATGGTCGTTGCAAGACTTTTGATGCTGCTGCTGACGGCTTTGCCAGAGGAGAAGGGTGTGGGGTTGTTGTTCTCAAGCGCCTTAGTGATGCGATCGCTGACGGTGACAATATCTTAGCTTTGATTCGGGGATCGGCGGTTAACCAAGATGGTCCCAGTAGTGGTTTGACAGTTCCTAATGGGGTAGCCCAGCAAGCACTAATCCGTAAAGCCTTGGCTAACGCTGGGGTAGAGCCTGGACAAATCAGCTATGTAGAAGCCCACGGTACAGGAACATCTTTAGGAGATCCGATCGAAGTTGAGTCTTTAGGGGCAGTATTATGCCAAGAGCGATCGCCCCAGGAGCCTTTAATCATTGGCTCGGCAAAAACCAACATTGGTCACTTGGAATCGGCATCTGGGGTAGCGGGACTGATCAAGGTGGTGCTAGCACTGCAACATCAAGAGATACCACCTCATCTGCACCTAAAAAATCCCAATCCATTCATCCCGTGGGCAAAGCTGCCAGTGCTAGTGCCAACGCAAGGAACGCCTTGGACTTCTGGAGATAAACCCCGGATTGCTGGGTTGAGTGGGTTTGGTGTAACTGGTACCAATGCTCACCTGGTCATCGAAGAAGCCCCTAGCGGCCAGCAGCACCCCAATGAAGTAGAACGCCCCTTACATCTGCTCACTCTCTCAGCGAAAACTGAAAGTGCATTACAGGAGTTAGTTGGTAACTTTTACACAATCTTCAGAGCTAATCTTGACATAAACCTAGCCGATGTCTGTTTTACTGCCAATACAGGCCGCTCTGTATTTGCCCATCGCTTGGCAGTGGTGGCTGAAAACTCAAATCAGGTGTGTGAACAGCTAGCAGCCTTCAACCTTGGGCAAAATACTGGTGATTTCCTCAAAGGGCAAGTTGATAAATCCCGTCAACCCAAGGTGGCCTTTTTGTTCACCGGGCAAGGTTCCCAATATGTAAATATGGGACGCCAACTCTATGATACCCAGCCGACTTTCCGCCAAGCTCTAGAACGCTGCGATGCGATATTGCGCCCTTATCTGCCAAAACCCCTATTGTCTGTAATTTATCCCGCAGCAGGTGAGAATTCCCCCCTTGACCAAACACTTTACACCCAACCAGCTTTATTTGCCTTGGAATATGCCCTGTGTGAGTTATGGCGTTCTTGGGGGATTGAGCCGAATGCAGTGATGGGTCACAGTGTCGGCGAATATGTAGCAGCTTGCGTAGCTGGGGTGTTCAGCTTAGAAGATGGGTTGAAGTTGATTGCCCTTCGCTCTGGTTTGATGCAAGCATTACCACCAGGGGGTGAGATGGCGGCGGTGTTTGCCTCAGCAGAACAGGTAATCGCTGCAATTACTCCCTATACTCAGCAAGTAGCAATCGCGGCGGTTAATGGCCCGCAAAATGTGGTTATTTCAGGGGCGTCGCCAGCAGTACAGACAGTCTTGCAAAAACTAGAAGC from Nostoc commune NIES-4072 includes:
- a CDS encoding type I polyketide synthase, whose amino-acid sequence is MNNNLENPQSLSPTKRALLALKEMQAKLEANERAQSEPIAIIGIGCRFPGGGNNPEAYWQMLRNGVDGITEIPSDRWDIDAYYDPNPDALGKMYIRKAGILEQVDQFDPQFFGISPREAVNMDPQQRLLLEVSWEALEYAGIVPDKLIGSQTGVFVGVMNLDYFQMVTSPDLINAHTATGNAFSVTSGRLSYTLGLQGPSMAIDTACSSSLVAVHLACQSLRTRECNLALVAGVNLILTPTVAINECRAKMLAPDGRCKTFDASADGFGRGEGCGVVILKRLSDAIADGDNILALIRGSAVNQDGRSGGLTVPNGPSQQAVIRTALANAGVAPNQVSYVEAHGTGTSLGDPIELRALGAVLAQGRSPDHPLIVGSAKTNIGHLEAAAGVAGLIKLVLALQHQEIPPHLHLHNPNPYIPWAELPIKISTELTPWSSPNGSRIAGLSSFGFSGTNAHLVVEEAPTRQQKPKEVERPLHLLTLSAKTEGGLQELASKFYTALKADPDLNLADVCFSANTGRSLFPNRLAVIAENSDQICEQLAAFSSGNHPSGVLSGQPQDTRRPKIAFLFTGQGSQYVNMGRQLYDTQPTFRQALERCDAILRPYLPKPLLSVIYPAAGENSPLDQTLYTQPALFALEYALYELWRSWGIEPNAVMGHSVGEYVAACVAGVFSLEDGLKLIALRSGLMQALPPGGEMVAVFASEEQVIAAITPYTQQVALAKPAVGIAAVNAPQNIVISGEGVALQAVLKELEAEGIVTRPLTVSHAFHSPLMEPMLAEFEQKAAAVIYAAPRIDLISNVTGQLVQPAEIGQASYWRRHLRQTVRFAAGMQTLQALGYELFVEIGPSPILIGMGRQCFPEGTGVWLSSLRRGQDDWQQLLQSLASLYVQGVKVDWSSFDHNYQPRRVPLPTYPFQRKRYWVESQVPKQPEVQILSNKNVEDPIHNLLQSGDNQQLARKLEIVEQLPAAQVQSILESMQLAKLSQRIVELSPDRYELLKQLLLQQQHLILDYLSDSLYEVQWQPQERLIPPISVNQTGKWLIFADRGGVGQALAELLRSRGEKYVMIYPGKAYEILEAGHRKINPANPQHCQRLLQETLGNNGLSCRGILHLWSLDAAMSDQITPSSLEKAQLLGCGSVLHLVQELVKQDSSVLPRLWLVTCGTQAVETKPASVAVAQAPLWGLGRAIALEHSEVWGGLIDLDPNISGDQQAVSLFTEIWQPDGEDQLTLRGEKRYVARLVRSNKLPSKPVQLQADGTYLITGGLGSLGLKVAQWLVEQGARNLLLIGRRGLCDRATWATLPKDTEIGEQVQAIQALEKMGANVVVAQADVSNQAQMSAVFEQLHNTQIPLKGIVHAAGIAEYQLLQDIALKILESTLRPKVAGGWILHQLSLGMNLDFFVCFSSIASVWGSKGQAHYAAGNNFLDALAHYRQALGVPALSINWGPWAGGGMALEETQILLKRMGLEPWQPEEGIAILAQLLGTNIIQTAAAKVDWNIFKPVYEIKGQRSLLKQIGTQLQEQGEVQPALRPQFLEQLNALPANKRQSFLIAHLQSQVAEVLGLEPSHLVDVQQGFLELGMDSLMAVDLKNRLEFSLGQSLSSTLVFNYPNIQVLANHLATYILSLEPSTQQELQKDPKELSQASVELEQFSEDELASLLDAELAALVN